The Vidua chalybeata isolate OUT-0048 chromosome 24, bVidCha1 merged haplotype, whole genome shotgun sequence genome includes a window with the following:
- the OLFML3 gene encoding olfactomedin-like protein 3: MGPWRCLLLLPLLAPALRAQQQQFMEYVERRITLLEERISQWHDQSSRYSTELRDFKNQVLGMLEAAEKEREAMRAEAENVAVRVDRLEREVDYLETQNPAPPCVEVDETLMDKQVATAKQRKNEKYTKLTDCSDTIASVRAMKILKRFGSASGLWTKDAAGSSEKIYVFDGTANDTVYVFPRMREFTLFSATRKAARIKLPYPWVGTGHLVYDGHLYYIRQQGLSFQVIKFNLANKTVVDSSVFPAEEQIPVFGLSPSTYIEVSADEEGLWAIYATKEDEKNMCLAKLDPASLDIEQMWDTPCPRENAEGAFVVCGALHVVYNTRLPSRARVQCVFDVSGTLAPEDASLVYFPKRYGSHASLKYSPRERQIYAWDDGYQIIYRMEMKKKLEV; encoded by the exons ATGGGGCCCTGgcgctgcctgctgctgctgccgctgctcgCCCCGGCCCTGCgcgcccagcagcagcagttcatGGAGTACGTGGAGCGCCGCATCACCCTCCTGGAG GAGAGGATCTCACAGTGGCACGACCAGAGCAGCCGCTACTCCACGGAGCTGCGGGACTTCAAGAACCAGGTGCTGGGGATGCTGGAGGCGGCTGAGAAGGAGCGGGAGGCGATGCGGGCGGAGGCCGAGAACGTGGCCGTGCGCGTGGACCGGCTGGAGCGGGAGGTGGACTACCTGGAGACACAGAACCCCGCCCCGCCCTGCGTGGAGGTGGATGAGACACTGATGGACAAGCAGGTGGCCACAGCCAAGCAGAGGAAGAACGAGAAGTACACCAAGCTCACGG ATTGCAGCGACACCATCGCCAGTGTCAGGGCCATGAAGATCCTGAAGCGTTTCGGCAGCGCCTCGGGGCTCTGGACCAAGGACGCCGCGGGGAGCTCGGAGAAGATCTACGTGTTCGACGGCACCGCCAACGACACTGTCTACGTCTTCCCCCGCATGCGGGAGTTCACCCTCTTCTCTGCCACCCGCAAGGCCGCCCGCATCAAGCTGCCCTACCCCTGGGTGGGCACCGGGCACCTCGTCTACGACGGGCACCTCTACTACATCCGCCAGCAGGGCCTGTCCTTCCAGGTGATCAAGTTCAACCTGGCCAACAAGACGGTGGTGGACAGCTCGGTGTTCCCGGCCGAGGAGCAGATCCCCGTCTTCGGGCTCTCCCCCTCCACCTACATCGAGGTGTCGGCGGACGAGGAGGGGCTCTGGGCCATCTACGCCACCAAGGAGGACGAGAAGAACATGTGCCTGGCCAAGCTGGACCCCGCCTCGCTGGACATCGAGCAGATGTGGGACACGCCGTGCCCGCGGGAGAACGCCGAGGGCGCCTTCGTGGTGTGCGGGGCGCTGCACGTGGTGTACAACACGCGCCTGCCCAGCCGCGCCCGCGTGCAGTGCGTCTTCGACGTCAGCGGCACCCTGGCCCCCGAGGACGCCTCCCTGGTCTATTTCCCCAAGCGCTACGGCTCCCACGCCAGCCTCAAGTACAGCCCCCGCGAGAGGCAGATCTACGCCTGGGATGATGGCTACCAGATCATTTACCGCATGGAGATGAAGAAGAAGCTGGAGGTCTGA
- the CR2 gene encoding complement receptor type 2: protein MSALELGRLRSCAAVLGSLLAAALIVTVHSLCRAPPRSPSAEPKEWLEGIEFFPSGYRMEFVCRPGFGRNARTPNVLVCGANGLWRGSSEICIPKACSYPGEPANGRLLLPGAFTFGSTVNFTCNTGYRLIGPSEIECVLRNEALTWNRDIPTCQAIPCAPPPEIANGHHSGMDKEHFEYGDSVTYQCHRSRRGERPFSLVGEASIFCTSRDNLNGVWSSPAPECKVVTCEQPRVENGKLLSGHRPDYSFGDTVVFDCDFRHSLSGSGASSCRDSGLWEPPLPLCQRSSCDDPPDVRNAVKARLAGNLFPVDTVVTYECEQGHQFRAGKTTWNISCLQDFVWSEPPPPCERIPCPDPHIPNGKPLHPWQVKEVYESGDRLEVECREGFAFKGRGSSVTLRCGSDGGWDPAMPECIPEPRCPKPGILHGEEVYKSRSDYTVGTRVRLACEEGFALRGLETITCGADLSWEPVMPFCDKVCGPPPKIPFGQHSGKGAREFPYGTKVTYSCAEGLSLIGDKSLYCTSEDGENLTWSGPAPQCRVVRCPKPVLERGRMTPQTFTFPYGLLLHFSCDQGFGLRGAAQSQCLADGTWHPPLPTCQPVRCPRLPRQDDVVVHFNQLWYEVNETVPFYCKRDGAPSKTTCSADGTWTPPPTCRRSDVCERVLRNKAAFQCGIPLSDLKTQLEVQKLLLEIQKLEKELKSTTYRQLLSHTMPRLLGPGQLLALMVLVLQPTGTQEAQCSIPIIANGQLSSAENFTYGSTATLQCDPGFVGTASTARCMPGGRWHPRVPSCVPGQCRHPPPVEFAEFQHRREFPVGSTLSYSCRAGFSLIPGVSPTTTCLQNFTWSPVPRLCQKVQCSTPVIPHGTEVSPRRAEYTFGQQVEFQCDHGYMLRGSNRVQCSSDGMWRPPVPYCDRVCGLPPKITNGKHSGMEFTQFPYSSEVKYSCAEGLSLIGDKSLYCTSEDGENLTWSGPAPQCRVVRCPKPVLERGRMTPQTFTFPYGLLLHFSCDQGFGLRGAAQSQCLADGTWHPPLPTCQPVLCPQPRVPFGRLKSPLGGRSWYQTNETVTLECLPGYQFPDDGMMENAWTATCLPDGSWTPLPKCMKEGDADVCQEVHYIKSTFECGVPLEEVKSLLEIQKLLLEIKKLEMELET, encoded by the exons ATGTCAGCTTTGGAGCTGGGGAGGCTGAGGAGCTGTGCAGCTGTCCTTGGGTCACTCCTCGCTGCTGCTCTCATTGTGACTGTCCACA GTCTCTGCCGCGCTCCGCCGCGGTCGCCGTCGGCAGAGCCCAAGGAGTGGCTGGAGGGCATCGAGTTCTTCCCCTCTGGCTACAGGATGGAGTTCGTGTGTCGGCCAGGCTTTGGGAGAAATGCTCGCACTCCAAATGTCCTCGTCTGTGGAGCGAACGGGCTGTGGCGTGGATCGAGTGAAATCTGCATAC ccaaGGCGTGCAGCTACCCCGGGGAGCCGGCCAATGGCAGACTGCTCTTGCCTGGAGCGTTCACTTTTGGTTCCACAGTCAACTTCACCTGCAACACCGG GTACAGACTGATTGGACCCTCTGAGATTGAATGTGTGCTCAGAAATGAGGCTCTTACATGGAACAGAGATATTCCCACCTGTCAGG CAATTCCCTGTGCACCCCCTCCAGAAATAGCAAATGGGCATCACAGTGGGATGGACAAGGAGCATTTTGAGTATGGGGACTCTGTCACCTACCAGTGCCACAGGTCCAGGAGGGGAGAGAGACCTTTCTCCCTGGTGGGAGAGGCCTCCATTTTCTGCACAAGCAGGGACAACCTGAACGGTGTgtggagcagcccagctccagaaTGCAAAG TGGTGACCTGCGAGCAGCCAAGGGTGGAGAACGGGAAGCTGCTGAGCGGGCACCGGCCCGACTACAGCTTTGGGGACACGGTGGTGTTCGACTGTGACTTCCGCCACAGCCTCAGCGGCAGCGGcgcctccagctgcagggacagcggCCTCTGGGagccccccctgcccctctgccagcGCA GCAGCTGTGATGATCCCCCAGATGTGAGGAATGCTGTgaaagccaggctggctggcaATCTGTTCCCCGTGGACACCGTGGTCACCTACGAGTGCGAGCAGGGCCACCAGTTCAGAGCGGGGAAAACCACCTGGAACatcagctgcctgcaggattTTGTGTGGAGTGAACCCCCACCTCCGTGTGAAA gaattccttgccCAGATCCACACATCCCAAACGGGAAGCCCTTGCACCCATGGCAAGTGAAAGAGGTTTATGAGAGCGGGGACAGGCTGGAAGTGGAGTGCAGGGAAGGATTTGCTTTCAAAGGCCGTGGCAGCAGCGTCACCCTCCGCTGTGGCAGCGATGGTGGATGGGATCCAGCAATGCCAGAGTGCATTCCAG AACCACGTTGCCCAAAGCCAGGCATCCTTCATGGAGAAGAGGTTTATAAAAGCAGGAGTGACTACACAGTGGGGACCCGGGTGAGGCTGGCCTGTGAGGAGGGCTTTGCCCTCAGGGGCTTGGAGACCATCACCTGTGGGGCTGATCTGAGCTGGGAGCCCGTGATGCCCTTCTGTGACAAAG TCTGTGGGccccctcccaaaatcccctttggGCAGCACTCTGGCAAAGGTGCCAGAGAGTTCCCTTATGGCACCAAGGTGACCTACAGCTGTGCAGAGGGGCTGTCCCTCATCGGGGACAAGTCCCTCTACTGCACCTCCGAGGATGGGGAGAACCTGACCTGGAGCGGACCTGCCCCGCAGTGCAGGG TGGTTCGGTGCCCCAAGCCCgtgctggagaggggaaggatgacCCCACAGACGTTCACCTTTCCCTACGGGCTGCTCCTGCACTTCTCCTGTGACCAAGGCTTCGGGCTGCGTGGCGCTGCCCAGAGCCAGTGCCTGGCTGATGGCACCTGGCACCCGCCCCTGCCCACCTGCCAGCCAG TTCGGTGCCCCAGGCTCCCGAGGCAGGACGACGTCGTGGTTCACTTCAACCAGCTGTGGTATGAGGTGAATGAAACGGTGCCCTTCTACTGCAAACGTGATGGGGCACCCTCCAAAACCACCTGCTCAGCTGATGGCACCTGGACACCACCACCCACGTGT AGGAGGAGTGATGTGTGTGAGAGGGTTCTTCGAAACAAAGCAGCTTTCCAGTGTGGAATTCCTCTGTCAGATCTGAAAACCCAGCTGGAAGTCCAGAAGCTCCTCCTGGAGATCCAGAAACTTGAAAAGGAGCTAAAAAGCACCACCTACA ggcagctcttgTCCCACACCATGCCCAGGCTCCTcgggccagggcagctcctggcactgaTGGTTCTGGTGCTGCAGCCCACGGGGACTCAGG AGGCGCAGTGTTCCATCCCTATCATTGCAAACgggcagctgagctctgcagagaacTTCACCTACGGCAGCACAGCCACGCTGCAGTGCGACCCCGGCTTcgtgggcactgccagcacgGCGCGCTGCATGCCCGGCGGCAGGTGGCACCCACGGGTGCCCTCCTGCGTCCCAG ggcagtgtcGCCACCCTCCCCCTGTGGAGTTCGCCGAGTTCCAGCACCGGCGCGAGTTCCCGGTTGGGAGCACGCTGTCCTACTCCTGCAGAGCCGGCTTCTCCCTGatccccggggtgtccccaacCACCACTTGTCTTCAGAACTTCACGTGGTCCCCGGTGCCGAGGCTGTGCCAGA AGGTGCAGTGCTCCACGCCGGTCATCCCCCACGGGACAGAGGTCAGCCCCAGGAGAGCCGAGTACACCTTTGGGCAGCAGGTGGAGTTCCAGTGTGACCACGGCTACATGCTCCGGGGCAGCAACAGGGTCCAGTGCTCCTCTGACGGGATGTGGAGACCCCCCGTGCCCTACTGTGACAGGG TCTGTGGTCTCCCTCCCAAAATCACCAACGGGAAGCACTCTGGCATGGAGTTTACACAGTTCCCCTACAGCTCTGAAGTGAAGTACAGCTGTGCAGAGGGGCTGTCCCTCATCGGGGACAAGTCCCTCTACTGCACCTCCGAGGATGGGGAGAACCTGACCTGGAGCGGACCTGCCCCGCAGTGCAGGG TGGTTCGGTGCCCCAAGCCCgtgctggagaggggaaggatgacCCCACAGACGTTCACCTTTCCCTACGGGCTGCTCCTGCACTTCTCCTGTGACCAAGGCTTCGGGCTGCGCGGCGCTGCCCAGAGCCAGTGCCTGGCTGATGGCACCTGGCACCCGCCCCTGCCCACCTGCCAGCCAG TCCTGTGTCCACAACCACGAGTGCCCTTTGGAAGGCTGAAAAGCCCTTTGGGTGGCAGAAGTTGGTACCAGACCAACGAGACTGTCACCTTGGAGTGCCTTCCTGGGTACCAGTTCCCAGACGATGGAATGATGGAAAATGCTTGGACAGCCACGTGCTTGCCTGATGGCAGCTGGACACCACTGCCCAAGTGT ATGAAAGAAGGTGATGCTGATGTGTGTCAAGAGGTTCATTACATTAAATCGACCTTTGAATGCGGTGTGCCTCTAGAAGAGGTGAAAAGTCTGctggaaatacagaaactgCTCCTGGAGATTAAAAAACTAGAGATGGAGCTAGAAACCTAA